The following are encoded in a window of Rosa chinensis cultivar Old Blush chromosome 4, RchiOBHm-V2, whole genome shotgun sequence genomic DNA:
- the LOC112198925 gene encoding GDSL esterase/lipase At4g18970: MAATLREVAIKALWVYLSVLLLFVSSNMHYLVDGASQVPCYFIFGDSLSDSGNNNGLLTLAKVNYRPYGIDFPQGPTGRFSNGRNLVDIIAELLGFDEYIPTFAAAIGGDITKGVNYASGAAGIRDESGRNQGMRITLYKQLINHQIIVNKLVANGSLAADYLSKCIYSIAIGANDYINNYFMPKLYPTSRLYTPKQYADVLVEECSQQLRTLYNSGARKMALIGLGTIGSTPFEVAMCGINGTVCVDNINYAAQLFNARLKSLVTDLNTNLTNAMFIYIDYYGIGLSSAASSPPGSVNYTAPCCEVEMNSTTGLCTPFKTPCQNRTQYAFWDAIHPTEISNVETRKKGQDRLQDGSRLPSKVDYFPQVQTGSVCMVIGRYARDLTRVANPQTHHLIRRSPYQVDLTEEKYKAIQAEVKKLQDVKFVKEVSYPIWLSNIVMVKKPNGKW; this comes from the exons ATGGCCGCCACACTTCGTGAAGTAGCTATAAAGGCATTGTGGGTGTACTTGtctgttttgttgttgttcGTTTCATCGAATATGCATTACTTGGTTGATGGGGCATCTCAAGTTCCTTGTTACTTCATATTTGGAGACTCGTTATCCGATAGTGGAAATAACAATGGGCTTTTGACACTGGCCAAAGTCAATTATCGTCCCTATGGCATTGACTTTCCACAAGGTCCAACTGGAAGGTTCTCCAACGGACGTAACTTGGTCGATATTATTG CTGAACTACTAGGTTTTGATGAATATATACCCACTTTCGCGGCTGCAATTGGAGGAGATATAACAAAAGGTGTAAATTATGCATCTGGTGCAGCTGGTATCCGTGACGAATCTGGACGTAACCAG GGAATGAGAATAACCTTGTATAAGCAATTGATAAATCACCAAATCATAGTCAATAAGCTTGTTGCCAATGGTTCACTCGCTGCAGATTATCTAAGCAAGTGCATATATTCGATTGCGATAGGCGCTAACGATTACATTAACAACTACTTCATGCCAAAACTCTACCCAACTAGCCGCTTATATACTCCAAAGCAATATGCAGATGTTCTTGTCGAAGAATGCTCTCAGCAATTACGG ACTCTGTACAACTCGGGGGCAAGGAAGATGGCCCTTATTGGACTAGGCACGATAGGTTCCACACCCTTCGAAGTGGCAATGTGTGGCATAAACGGCACCGTATGTGTTGATAACATCAACTATGCTGCCCAACTTTTCAATGCAAGGCTTAAATCACTTGTCACTGATCTTAACACAAATCTAACAAATGCTATGTTCATTTACATAGATTATTATGGAATTGGACTATCCAGTGCTGCTTCATCTCCTCCTG GTTCTGTTAATTACACTGCACCATGCTGTGAAGTTGAAATGAATAGTACGACGGGGCTATGCACCCCGTTCAAGACCCCATGCCAGAATAGAACTCAATATGCATTTTGGGATGCTATCCATCCTACTGAGATTTCAAATGTG GAAACCAGAAAGAAAGGCCAAGATCGGCTCCAAGACGGATCCAGACTTCCAAGCAAAGTTGATTACTTTCCTCAAGTCCAGACAGGAAGTGTTTGCATGGTCATAGGCCGATATGCCAGGGATCTCACCAGAGTTGCTAACCCACAAACTCACCATCTCATCAGACGTTCCCCCTATCAGGTAGACCTTACAGAGGAAAAATACAAGGCCATCCAGGCAGAAGTCAAGAAGCTCCAAGATGTCAAGTTTGTCAAGGAAGTATCCTACCCGATATGGCTATCAAACATTGTGATGGTGAAGAAACCTAATGGCAAATGGTGA
- the LOC112198926 gene encoding uncharacterized protein LOC112198926: MGEFLTSTSSGNPYEILWKKLWNTKVPGKVKICMWKAANNILPTRESLSHKGYTGPLNCLLCSEAVETKSHVLCNCPMAQEAIGAANIPVASVLPGSFKEWFLRQSHHLNKDNWEKLLMLLWALWKNRNIKLWNDTSKNAQEIVVATFTWYAQFLQVQKIQPQNNAAKLGKNWTPPSSHQLKISVDGAFLPSNDIGGIGGVIRRSDGSFLATFLKCVQHVSSPKQVELLAIREGIEFLQQRGLQDACLESDCQVAIQEIEEDFDLNENAN, translated from the coding sequence ATGGGAGAGTTCCTAACTTCTACCTCATCTGGAAATCCTTATGAAATTTTATGGAAGAAATTGTGGAACACAAAAGTTCCTGGGAAAGTGAAAATATGTATGTGGAAGGCTGCAAACAATATACTGCCTACTCGAGAAAGTTTAAGTCATAAGGGATATACTGGTCCCCTCAATTGTTTGTTATGCAGTGAAGCTGTGGAAACTAAAAGTCATGTGCTATGCAATTGTCCTATGGCGCAAGAAGCAATTGgagcagcaaatattccagtTGCTAGTGTTTTACCAGGAAGTTTCAAGGAGTGGTTTTTGCGTCAGAGCCACCATCTCAACAAGGACAATTGGGAGAAGCTACTTATGCTACTGTGGGCACTATGGAAGAACAGAAACATCAAGTTGTGGAATGATacttccaaaaatgcacaagaGATTGTTGTTGCCACTTTCACTTGGTATGCACAATTTCTACAAGTGCAGAAGATACAGCCACAAAACAATGCAGCCAAACTGGGTAAAAATTGGACTCCACCATCAAGTCACCAGCTCAAAATCAGTGTTGATGGAGCTTTCTTGCCTTCTAATGATATTGGAGGTATTGGTGGAGTAATCAGGAGAAGTGATGGCTCTTTTCTGGCTACTTTTTTGAAGTGTGTACAACATGTTTCATCTCCAAAGCAGGTAGAGCTGCTAGCAATTAGAGAGGGCATCGAGTTTCTACAGCAGAGGGGCCTTCAAGATGCTTGCCTTGAAAGTGACTGCCAGGTTGCCATACAAGAGATTGAAGAAGATTTTGATCTCAATGAAAATGCCAATTAG